The following coding sequences lie in one Klebsiella huaxiensis genomic window:
- the pitA gene encoding inorganic phosphate transporter PitA, which translates to MLHLFAGLDLHTGLLLLLALAFVLFYEAINGFHDTANAVATVIYTRAMRSQLAVAMAALFNFFGVLLGGLSVAYAIVHMLPTDLLLNMGSAHGLAMVFSMLLAAIIWNLGTWYFGLPASSSHTLIGAIIGIGLTNALMTGTSVVDALNIPKVMGIFGSLIISPIVGLVVAGGLIFILRRYWSNTKKRARIHLTPAEREKKDGKKKPPFWTRIALILSAIGVAFSHGANDGQKGIGLVMLVLIGVAPAGFVVNMNASGYEITRTRDAVNNVETFFQQRPELLKKVTGAEQLIPPPSTGVAADGEFHCHPANTINALDRMKTMLTGTESYDTLSVEQRSQLRRVMLCISDTTDKVAKLPEVNAEDKRLLKKLKTDMLSTIEYAPIWIIMAVALALGIGTMIGWRRVATTIGEKIGKKGMTYAQGMSAQMTAAVSIGLASYTGMPVSTTHVLSSSVAGTMLVDGGGLQKKTVTSILMAWVLTLPAAILLSGALYWLSLKII; encoded by the coding sequence ATGCTACATTTATTTGCCGGTCTGGATTTACATACCGGGCTATTATTATTGCTTGCTCTTGCTTTCGTGCTGTTTTACGAAGCGATCAATGGTTTTCATGATACCGCAAACGCTGTTGCAACGGTGATTTACACACGCGCAATGCGGTCGCAGCTTGCTGTGGCGATGGCGGCCCTTTTTAACTTCTTCGGCGTTCTGTTGGGCGGTCTTAGCGTTGCCTATGCCATCGTGCATATGTTACCGACCGACCTGCTGCTTAACATGGGTTCAGCACATGGCCTCGCCATGGTCTTCTCCATGCTGCTGGCGGCAATTATCTGGAACCTCGGAACCTGGTATTTCGGCCTCCCGGCCTCCAGCTCGCACACGCTGATCGGCGCGATCATCGGTATTGGTTTAACCAATGCGCTGATGACCGGCACTTCGGTCGTGGACGCGCTGAATATCCCGAAAGTCATGGGTATTTTCGGCTCGCTCATCATCTCGCCAATCGTTGGCCTGGTGGTTGCGGGTGGTTTAATTTTCATCCTGCGTCGTTACTGGAGCAATACCAAAAAACGTGCTCGTATCCACCTGACACCTGCTGAACGTGAAAAGAAAGACGGCAAGAAAAAACCGCCATTCTGGACGCGTATTGCGCTGATTCTGTCAGCCATTGGCGTGGCTTTCTCGCACGGTGCGAACGATGGACAAAAAGGCATTGGTCTGGTGATGCTGGTTCTGATCGGCGTCGCTCCGGCGGGCTTCGTGGTCAACATGAACGCTTCCGGCTACGAAATCACCCGTACCCGTGATGCGGTCAACAACGTGGAAACCTTCTTCCAGCAGCGCCCTGAGCTGTTGAAGAAAGTGACCGGTGCCGAACAGCTTATCCCGCCTCCGAGCACGGGTGTCGCCGCTGACGGTGAATTTCACTGCCACCCGGCTAACACCATCAACGCGCTTGACCGCATGAAGACGATGCTGACCGGCACTGAAAGCTACGACACGCTCTCCGTTGAACAGCGTAGCCAGTTGCGTCGGGTGATGCTCTGCATCTCTGACACCACTGATAAAGTGGCGAAGCTGCCGGAAGTGAATGCCGAAGATAAGCGTCTACTGAAGAAACTGAAAACCGATATGTTGAGCACCATCGAGTACGCGCCAATCTGGATTATCATGGCGGTTGCTCTGGCGTTGGGTATCGGTACGATGATCGGCTGGCGTCGCGTGGCGACCACTATCGGCGAGAAAATTGGTAAGAAAGGGATGACCTACGCACAAGGTATGTCAGCCCAGATGACCGCAGCCGTATCGATTGGTCTGGCGAGCTATACCGGTATGCCGGTTTCCACCACTCACGTGCTCTCCTCCTCCGTTGCGGGGACCATGCTCGTTGATGGCGGCGGCCTGCAGAAGAAAACCGTCACCAGTATCCTGATGGCCTGGGTACTCACCCTGCCCGCAGCGATTCTGTTGTCAGGCGCGCTGTACTGGCTCTCGCTGAAGATTATCTAA
- a CDS encoding BaiN/RdsA family NAD(P)/FAD-dependent oxidoreductase, with translation MERFDAIVIGAGAAGMFCAAQAGQAGCRVLLLDNGKKPGRKILMSGGGRCNFTNMYIEPAAYLSQNPHFCKSALARYSQWDFIDLVGKHNIAWHEKTLGQLFCDDSAEQIVNLLLAECEKGGVQIRLRTEILSVERDDEGYMLQLNGDTVVAKKLVVASGGLSMPGLGASPFGYKLAEQFGLKVLPTRAGLVPFTLHKPLLEQLQVLSGVSVPSTITAENGTVFRENLLFTHRGLSGPAVLQISSYWQPGEFVSINLLPDCHLDEFLDEQRAAHPNQSLKNTLAMQLPKRLVECLQQLGQLPDVTLKQLNVREQQTLVETLTAWRVQPNGTEGYRTAEVTLGGVDTNELSSRTMEARKVPGLYFIGEVMDVTGWLGGYNFQWAWASAWACAQALVEE, from the coding sequence GTGGAAAGGTTTGATGCCATCGTAATTGGCGCCGGAGCGGCGGGAATGTTTTGTGCAGCGCAGGCAGGGCAAGCGGGCTGCCGCGTGCTTTTGCTCGATAATGGCAAAAAGCCAGGTCGCAAGATACTGATGTCCGGCGGCGGGCGCTGCAACTTTACTAATATGTATATCGAACCCGCGGCATATCTCAGCCAAAACCCGCATTTTTGCAAATCTGCGCTGGCGCGCTACAGCCAGTGGGACTTTATCGACCTGGTTGGCAAACACAACATCGCCTGGCATGAGAAGACGCTGGGCCAGCTTTTTTGCGATGATTCAGCCGAGCAAATCGTTAACCTGCTGCTGGCCGAGTGTGAAAAGGGCGGCGTGCAAATTCGTCTGCGTACGGAAATTCTCAGCGTCGAACGTGATGACGAAGGTTACATGCTGCAGCTTAACGGCGACACGGTGGTGGCGAAAAAGCTGGTGGTTGCTTCGGGTGGGCTGTCTATGCCCGGTTTGGGCGCTTCGCCGTTTGGTTACAAACTTGCCGAGCAGTTTGGCCTGAAGGTGCTGCCGACTCGCGCCGGACTGGTACCGTTCACCCTGCATAAGCCGCTGCTTGAACAGTTACAGGTACTGTCCGGGGTTTCGGTGCCTTCAACCATTACCGCTGAAAACGGTACGGTCTTCCGCGAAAATCTGCTCTTTACCCACCGTGGGCTGTCCGGCCCGGCGGTGCTGCAAATTTCCAGCTACTGGCAGCCGGGAGAATTCGTCAGTATTAATTTGCTGCCGGATTGCCATCTTGATGAGTTCCTCGACGAGCAACGTGCGGCGCATCCCAATCAGAGCCTGAAAAATACGCTGGCGATGCAGTTGCCGAAGCGGCTGGTTGAGTGCTTGCAGCAACTGGGACAGCTTCCGGATGTTACTCTGAAACAGCTTAATGTCCGCGAGCAGCAGACGCTGGTTGAGACGCTGACCGCATGGCGCGTGCAGCCGAACGGTACTGAGGGCTATCGAACGGCGGAGGTAACTCTCGGCGGCGTGGATACCAATGAGCTCTCTTCGCGCACCATGGAGGCCCGCAAGGTGCCGGGACTCTATTTTATCGGCGAAGTGATGGACGTGACCGGTTGGCTTGGCGGATATAATTTCCAGTGGGCCTGGGCGTCAGCCTGGGCGTGCGCGCAGGCGCTGGTTGAAGAGTAA
- a CDS encoding magnesium transporter: MSSIQLCAAHQATSAFDGDAIAQYMRTDFITLPEHLSVHEARELFISQLASDEIPAQVFVVAGKKLRGSLSIKKLLQESDTAQSIRYLMDSCLFRVRPDDERPQVVAELAERGLDLVPVVEKGELVGCLMEKEIAHLLEDDVTEDAQRQGATLPLEKPYLETSPWALWKKRSVWLLLLFVAEAYTSSVLQHFEEALESAIALAFFIPLLIGTGGNSGTQITSTLVRSMALGEVRLRDMGRVIRKEVSTSLLIAITLGMAGCLRAWMMGIGMEITLIVSLTLVCITLWSAVVSSVIPLTLKRIGIDPAVVSAPFIATLIDGTGLIIYFKIAQYFLGLN; this comes from the coding sequence CTTTTGACGGCGATGCCATCGCCCAGTACATGCGTACCGATTTCATTACTCTGCCGGAGCATCTCAGCGTTCATGAAGCACGAGAACTCTTCATTTCTCAGCTCGCCAGCGATGAGATCCCCGCCCAGGTTTTTGTCGTCGCCGGGAAAAAACTGCGCGGTAGCTTGTCGATTAAAAAGCTGCTCCAGGAGAGCGATACCGCTCAATCCATTCGTTATTTAATGGATAGCTGTCTGTTTCGTGTCAGGCCTGACGACGAGCGCCCGCAGGTGGTCGCCGAACTGGCCGAGCGTGGTCTCGACCTGGTACCGGTAGTCGAAAAGGGCGAGCTGGTCGGCTGCCTGATGGAAAAAGAGATTGCCCATCTGCTGGAAGATGATGTGACTGAAGATGCCCAGCGTCAGGGAGCAACGCTGCCACTGGAAAAGCCGTATCTGGAAACCAGTCCGTGGGCGCTCTGGAAAAAGCGTTCGGTCTGGCTACTGCTACTGTTCGTCGCCGAAGCCTACACCAGCAGCGTATTACAGCATTTTGAGGAAGCGCTGGAGTCAGCGATTGCACTGGCCTTTTTCATTCCGCTGCTGATTGGTACCGGCGGCAACAGCGGGACGCAGATCACCTCCACCCTGGTGCGCTCCATGGCGCTTGGGGAAGTGCGGCTACGGGATATGGGGCGCGTGATCCGTAAAGAGGTCTCCACCTCGTTGCTGATCGCCATCACCCTCGGTATGGCGGGCTGCCTGCGCGCGTGGATGATGGGCATCGGCATGGAAATCACGCTAATTGTCAGCCTGACGCTGGTATGCATTACCCTGTGGAGCGCGGTGGTATCATCGGTGATCCCGCTGACGCTCAAGCGCATCGGTATCGACCCGGCGGTGGTTTCAGCACCGTTTATCGCCACCCTTATCGACGGCACCGGATTGATTATCTACTTCAAAATCGCCCAGTATTTTCTTGGTCTGAACTGA